A single window of Streptomyces aquilus DNA harbors:
- a CDS encoding GNAT family N-acetyltransferase, protein MRLESLPLTADHDIPAPVLTELTALYASNREFHALSGDFPDPDDIRPEQVAAALADELANPEVEVLLARSEGRVVGVVITLAHHPDPSDPDPWIGLLMVDAAAHRKGVGTRVAGLVEERFRAGGRTAVRLAVLDNNPKGLAFWTALGFEVIGHRADLQLGRPCAVLRKVLGGARQE, encoded by the coding sequence GTGCGTCTCGAATCGCTTCCCCTGACGGCCGATCACGACATTCCGGCCCCCGTGCTCACCGAACTCACCGCGCTCTACGCCTCCAACCGTGAGTTCCACGCCCTCAGCGGCGACTTCCCCGACCCGGACGACATCCGTCCCGAGCAGGTGGCCGCCGCACTGGCCGACGAGTTGGCCAACCCGGAGGTGGAGGTGCTGCTCGCCCGGAGCGAGGGCAGGGTGGTGGGGGTGGTGATCACTCTCGCCCACCATCCCGATCCGTCCGATCCCGACCCGTGGATCGGGCTGCTGATGGTGGACGCCGCGGCACATCGCAAGGGGGTCGGCACGCGGGTCGCGGGTCTTGTGGAGGAGCGGTTCCGCGCGGGCGGTCGTACCGCCGTACGGCTCGCCGTTCTCGACAACAACCCCAAGGGGCTCGCCTTCTGGACCGCCCTCGGCTTCGAGGTCATCGGGCACCGGGCCGACCTTCAGCTCGGTCGTCCCTGTGCCGTGCTGCGCAAGGTGCTGGGCGGTGCCCGCCAGGAGTGA
- a CDS encoding M1 family metallopeptidase, protein MSRSVRLVPACVAALTALALTATACGGDGGVQGTPGGAGVRDPYFPKAGNGGYDVGHYDLRLSYDPDTHRLTGTAALTARATQDLSAFDLDLKGLDVEKVTVEGKPARWNRTGQELTVRPHDDLDDGETFEAEVRYSGTPRTLTDADGSHEGWLRTADGALALGEPVGSMTWFPGNHHPSDKASYDITVTVPEGLEAASNGELRGKETRDGRTTFAWHAAEPMASYVATLAIGDYDIHRSTAGGVPVHSAVQEGENAKVLDRLPEVMDWAETNFGPYPFSSAGAIVGGEDDAEYALETQNRPFFPGAPDTGLLVHELAHQWFGDSVTPKSWRDMWLNEGFATYAEWLWEEDEGGDSAQDTFDELYEEGEDEYPDLWAFPPAEPTSGAHISDDPVYQRGAMVVHKIRQQVGDDTFYDIVQGWTAEHRHGNAGTDDFTAYVEQQAPDEDFDAIWDEWLYGEGKPAHP, encoded by the coding sequence ATGTCCAGATCCGTGCGCCTTGTCCCGGCCTGTGTGGCCGCCCTCACCGCCCTCGCCCTGACGGCCACGGCGTGCGGCGGCGACGGCGGTGTGCAGGGCACTCCGGGCGGGGCAGGGGTCCGGGACCCGTACTTCCCCAAGGCGGGCAACGGCGGCTACGACGTCGGCCACTACGACCTGCGGCTGTCCTACGACCCCGACACGCACCGGCTCACCGGCACCGCCGCCCTCACCGCCCGGGCCACCCAGGACCTGTCCGCCTTCGACCTGGACCTGAAGGGCCTGGACGTCGAGAAGGTCACCGTCGAGGGCAAGCCCGCGCGCTGGAACCGCACCGGGCAGGAACTGACCGTCCGCCCCCACGACGACCTCGACGACGGCGAGACCTTCGAGGCCGAGGTCCGCTACTCCGGCACCCCGCGCACCCTCACCGACGCCGACGGCTCCCACGAGGGCTGGCTGCGCACCGCCGACGGGGCCCTCGCCCTGGGCGAGCCGGTCGGCTCGATGACCTGGTTCCCCGGCAACCACCACCCCTCGGACAAGGCGTCGTACGACATCACGGTCACCGTCCCGGAGGGACTGGAGGCCGCTTCCAACGGGGAGCTGCGCGGCAAGGAGACCCGCGACGGGCGCACCACCTTCGCCTGGCACGCCGCCGAGCCCATGGCGAGCTATGTCGCCACCCTCGCCATCGGCGACTACGACATCCACCGGTCCACCGCCGGGGGCGTGCCCGTCCACAGCGCCGTCCAGGAAGGGGAGAACGCGAAGGTGCTGGACCGGCTGCCCGAGGTCATGGACTGGGCGGAGACCAACTTCGGGCCGTACCCCTTCTCCTCCGCCGGCGCGATCGTCGGCGGCGAGGACGACGCCGAGTACGCGCTGGAGACCCAGAACCGGCCGTTCTTCCCGGGCGCCCCCGACACCGGGCTCCTCGTCCACGAACTCGCCCACCAGTGGTTCGGCGACTCCGTCACGCCGAAGAGCTGGCGGGACATGTGGCTCAACGAGGGGTTCGCGACCTACGCGGAGTGGCTGTGGGAGGAGGACGAGGGCGGCGACAGCGCCCAGGACACCTTCGACGAGCTGTACGAGGAGGGCGAGGACGAGTACCCGGACCTGTGGGCCTTCCCGCCGGCCGAGCCCACGAGCGGCGCGCACATCTCCGACGACCCCGTCTACCAGCGCGGCGCGATGGTCGTCCACAAGATCCGGCAGCAGGTCGGGGACGACACCTTCTACGACATCGTCCAGGGCTGGACGGCCGAACACCGGCACGGCAACGCCGGCACCGACGACTTCACGGCCTACGTCGAACAGCAGGCGCCCGACGAGGACTTCGACGCGATCTGGGACGAGTGGCTGTACGGAGAGGGCAAGCCGGCACACCCATAG
- a CDS encoding pentapeptide repeat-containing protein, which translates to MASRAVGGTGVKSARRPEVRLPALEAFDGGALEPDGDYDGLGFRELDLAGQDGGGARFMDCALTGCALDETRLRHARVLDSVLTGVRGVGTDLSEATLRDVELVDARLGGVQMHGAVLERVVIRGGKIDYLNLRTARLRDVVFEGCVLVEPDFGGAHLARVEFIDCALKRADLTAATLTDVDLRGAVELDIARGVERLAGSVISTAQLMDLAPVLAAQMGIRVEG; encoded by the coding sequence ATGGCGAGCAGAGCGGTGGGCGGAACGGGCGTGAAGAGTGCGCGGCGGCCGGAGGTGCGGTTGCCGGCGTTGGAGGCGTTCGACGGGGGTGCGCTGGAACCGGACGGGGACTACGACGGGCTGGGGTTCCGGGAGCTGGACCTCGCCGGGCAGGACGGCGGGGGCGCCCGCTTCATGGACTGCGCGCTGACGGGCTGCGCGCTGGACGAGACGCGGCTGCGCCACGCGCGCGTCCTGGACTCGGTGCTCACCGGCGTACGGGGCGTCGGCACCGACCTGTCCGAGGCGACCCTGCGAGACGTCGAGCTGGTGGACGCCCGGCTGGGCGGCGTGCAGATGCACGGGGCGGTGCTGGAGCGGGTGGTGATCCGCGGCGGCAAGATCGACTACCTGAACCTGCGCACGGCCCGGCTCAGAGACGTCGTCTTCGAAGGCTGCGTCCTGGTGGAACCCGACTTCGGGGGCGCCCACCTGGCACGCGTCGAGTTCATCGACTGCGCCCTCAAACGCGCGGACCTGACCGCGGCGACCCTGACGGACGTCGACCTGCGGGGTGCGGTCGAACTGGACATCGCGCGGGGCGTGGAGCGGCTGGCGGGGTCGGTGATCAGCACGGCCCAACTGATGGACCTGGCACCGGTGCTGGCGGCCCAGATGGGCATCCGGGTGGAGGGCTGA
- a CDS encoding M4 family metallopeptidase gives MVVLALQNGAATAAPESVNGASALPLSASARAAALKSAQDAAGSTAAELGLGAQEALVVRDVVKDADGTVHTRYERTYAGLPVLGGDLVTHVAKSGALKGVSKATGARIAVASTDARISAATAKKAALADAGSGNASARKVVWAAGAKSVLAYESVVKGVQADGTPSELHVITDATTGKKIYEYQGIDTGTGTSEYSGTVTLGTTAAASGGFDLLDSGRGGHKTYDLNGGTSGTGTLFHDADDAWGDGTPANRQTAAVDAAYGAAVTWDFYKSAFNRNGIAGDGKAAYSRVHYGNAYVNAFWNDSCFCMTYGDGSGNSHPLTSLDVAGHEMSHGLTAATAGLKYSRESGGLNEATSDIFGTSVEFFANNSADVGDYLIGEKIDINGDGTPLRYMDKPSKDGGSADYWSRNVGRLDVHYSSGVANHFFYLLSEGSGAKTINGVSYNSPTYDGSTVAGIGRAKAYQIWYKALTTYFTSSTDYAGARTGTLKAASDLYGAGSAEYNAVAAAWKAVNVQ, from the coding sequence ATGGTCGTGCTCGCGCTGCAGAACGGTGCCGCCACCGCGGCCCCCGAGTCCGTCAACGGGGCGAGCGCCCTCCCGCTCAGCGCCTCGGCCCGGGCCGCCGCGCTCAAGTCGGCGCAGGACGCGGCCGGTTCGACCGCCGCCGAGCTCGGGCTCGGCGCCCAGGAGGCGCTCGTCGTCCGGGACGTCGTCAAGGACGCCGACGGCACCGTGCACACCCGCTACGAGCGCACCTACGCCGGTCTGCCCGTCCTGGGCGGCGATCTGGTCACCCACGTGGCGAAGAGCGGCGCGCTCAAGGGCGTCAGCAAGGCGACCGGCGCGCGCATAGCCGTCGCGTCGACGGACGCGCGGATATCCGCCGCCACGGCCAAGAAGGCCGCCCTCGCCGACGCCGGTTCCGGGAACGCCTCCGCCCGCAAGGTGGTCTGGGCCGCCGGGGCCAAGTCCGTCCTCGCCTACGAGTCCGTCGTCAAGGGCGTGCAGGCCGACGGCACTCCCAGCGAGCTGCACGTCATCACCGACGCCACCACCGGCAAGAAGATCTACGAGTACCAGGGCATCGACACCGGCACGGGCACCAGCGAGTACAGCGGGACCGTGACGCTGGGCACCACCGCCGCCGCCTCCGGGGGCTTCGACCTTCTCGACTCCGGGCGCGGCGGGCACAAGACGTACGACCTCAACGGGGGTACGTCCGGGACCGGGACCCTCTTCCACGACGCCGACGACGCCTGGGGCGACGGCACCCCGGCCAACCGGCAGACCGCCGCCGTCGACGCGGCCTACGGCGCGGCCGTCACCTGGGACTTCTACAAGTCCGCCTTCAACCGCAACGGCATCGCCGGCGACGGCAAGGCCGCCTACTCCCGGGTGCACTACGGCAACGCGTACGTCAACGCCTTCTGGAACGACAGCTGCTTCTGCATGACGTACGGCGACGGCTCGGGCAACTCCCACCCGCTGACCTCGCTCGACGTCGCGGGCCACGAGATGAGCCACGGGCTGACGGCGGCCACCGCGGGGCTGAAGTACAGCCGGGAGTCGGGCGGGCTCAACGAGGCCACCTCCGACATCTTCGGCACGTCCGTGGAGTTCTTCGCCAACAACTCCGCCGACGTCGGTGACTACCTCATCGGCGAGAAGATCGACATCAACGGTGACGGCACTCCGCTGCGCTACATGGACAAGCCCAGCAAGGACGGCGGCTCGGCCGACTACTGGTCGCGCAACGTGGGCCGGCTCGACGTGCACTACTCGTCCGGTGTCGCCAACCACTTCTTCTATCTGCTGAGCGAGGGCAGCGGCGCGAAGACGATCAACGGGGTGAGCTACAACTCGCCCACGTACGACGGCTCCACGGTCGCCGGCATCGGCCGCGCCAAGGCCTACCAGATCTGGTACAAGGCCCTGACGACGTACTTCACCTCCTCGACCGACTACGCGGGCGCCCGCACCGGCACCCTCAAGGCGGCGAGCGACCTGTACGGCGCGGGCAGCGCCGAGTACAACGCGGTGGCGGCGGCCTGGAAGGCCGTCAACGTGCAGTAG
- a CDS encoding LuxR C-terminal-related transcriptional regulator, with translation MDSFVQPALPAHDTDDVGLPAELTRFIGREAELAEIQDVVQRERLVTLMGAGGVGKTRLALRTARRMRERCPDGVYFVELSELRDPELLANAVAAVVELPEQSERAARTPLEALIAYFGARRLLLVLDTCEHLVDACAVFAQSVLRHCPQARILATSRQPLDAPGERVLQVLPLPVIDPDDDARPGAEPGDAMLLFAERAAAVVRGFALTDANRGPVARLCHRLDGIPLAIELAAVRLRALSLEQLLARLDRRFRLLSGGSRGVLPRHQTLRTAIDWSHGLCTEQEQVLWVRLSVFAGEFELTAAEEVCAGPGLPPEEILECLIGLVDKAIVLRLDDEGDGGDARYRMLDTIREYGRERLAESGAELEYRTRHRDHCLALAEEFDARWLTRDQVGWMRRAWRERASLRSALEFCCTEPGEATAGLRLAAALWGLWLGTGRTVEGLYWLERLLPLCPEPHPARVTALRVAGHLSLMSGAHGRGLELTGRAEDAAHEDGGSVDAAYVVFNRGLAHTLVGEVDWALERLTDARERFAGLGERGGEAWMLGTMCGAYVCAGEYDKTLATCEETRPVLEPLGERWVQGWVGWIQGCALWGLGRHEESATVLRSALTMCLEINHAQGIAFCIDTLGWIAAAEGRHERAAALLGAADRLWERFHDPRLGIPAMHRAHAEATAATRGALGERRHEESYAAGAALSLQEAVDRAVAERHPAGTEAGAKGARGNGGWAALTAREREIATLVAEGLSNRRIAERLSISKRTVDSHMEHIMGKLGYASRTQIATLAVAADR, from the coding sequence ATGGACAGCTTCGTACAGCCCGCGCTGCCGGCCCATGACACGGACGACGTCGGACTGCCCGCCGAACTCACCCGGTTCATCGGCCGCGAGGCCGAACTCGCCGAGATCCAGGACGTGGTGCAGCGGGAGCGGCTGGTGACGCTGATGGGCGCGGGCGGGGTCGGCAAGACCCGGCTGGCGCTGCGCACGGCCCGGCGGATGCGGGAACGCTGCCCGGACGGCGTGTACTTCGTGGAGCTGTCCGAGCTGCGCGACCCGGAGCTGCTGGCCAACGCGGTCGCGGCGGTCGTGGAGCTGCCCGAGCAGTCCGAGCGGGCGGCCCGCACCCCGCTGGAGGCGCTCATCGCCTACTTCGGGGCCCGCAGGCTGCTGCTCGTCCTCGACACCTGCGAGCATCTCGTCGACGCCTGCGCGGTGTTCGCCCAGTCCGTGCTGCGCCATTGCCCGCAGGCGCGCATCCTGGCGACCAGCAGGCAGCCGTTGGACGCGCCCGGCGAACGGGTGCTCCAGGTGCTGCCGCTGCCCGTCATCGACCCGGACGACGACGCCCGGCCCGGCGCCGAACCCGGCGACGCCATGCTGCTGTTCGCCGAACGCGCGGCGGCCGTGGTGCGCGGCTTCGCGCTCACCGACGCCAACCGCGGCCCGGTGGCCCGCCTGTGCCACCGCCTGGACGGCATCCCGCTGGCCATCGAACTGGCCGCCGTACGCCTGCGCGCCCTCTCCCTGGAACAGCTCCTCGCCCGTCTCGACCGCCGCTTCCGCCTCCTGTCCGGCGGCAGCCGCGGAGTGCTGCCCCGGCACCAGACGCTGCGCACGGCCATCGACTGGAGCCATGGACTGTGCACCGAGCAGGAGCAGGTGCTGTGGGTGCGGCTGTCGGTGTTCGCGGGGGAGTTCGAGCTGACCGCCGCCGAGGAGGTCTGCGCCGGGCCCGGGCTGCCGCCCGAGGAGATCCTGGAGTGCCTGATCGGGCTGGTCGACAAGGCGATCGTGCTGCGGCTCGACGACGAGGGCGACGGCGGCGACGCCCGCTACCGCATGCTCGACACCATCCGCGAGTACGGCCGCGAGCGCCTCGCCGAGAGCGGCGCCGAGCTGGAGTACCGCACCCGCCACCGCGACCACTGCCTCGCCCTGGCCGAGGAGTTCGACGCCCGCTGGCTCACCCGTGACCAGGTGGGGTGGATGCGCAGGGCCTGGCGGGAGCGGGCCAGTCTGCGCTCGGCCCTGGAGTTCTGCTGCACCGAACCCGGCGAGGCCACCGCGGGCCTCCGGCTCGCCGCCGCCCTGTGGGGCCTGTGGCTCGGCACCGGACGCACCGTCGAGGGCCTGTACTGGCTGGAGCGGCTGCTGCCGCTGTGTCCCGAACCGCACCCCGCCCGGGTGACCGCCCTGCGCGTCGCCGGCCACCTCAGCCTCATGTCCGGCGCCCACGGCCGCGGCCTGGAGCTGACCGGACGCGCCGAGGACGCCGCGCACGAGGACGGCGGCAGCGTCGACGCCGCCTACGTCGTCTTCAACCGCGGCCTCGCCCACACCCTGGTCGGCGAGGTCGACTGGGCGCTGGAACGGCTCACGGACGCCCGCGAGCGGTTCGCCGGCCTCGGTGAACGGGGCGGCGAGGCATGGATGCTGGGCACGATGTGCGGGGCGTACGTCTGCGCCGGCGAGTACGACAAGACCCTCGCCACCTGCGAGGAGACCCGCCCGGTCCTGGAGCCGCTGGGGGAGCGCTGGGTGCAGGGCTGGGTCGGCTGGATCCAGGGCTGCGCCCTGTGGGGGCTCGGCCGGCACGAGGAGTCGGCGACCGTGCTGCGCTCCGCGCTCACCATGTGCCTGGAGATCAACCACGCCCAGGGCATCGCCTTCTGCATCGACACCCTCGGCTGGATCGCCGCCGCCGAGGGCCGCCACGAGCGGGCGGCCGCGCTGCTGGGCGCCGCCGACCGGCTGTGGGAGAGGTTCCACGACCCGCGGCTCGGCATCCCCGCCATGCACCGGGCCCACGCCGAGGCGACGGCCGCCACCCGCGGCGCCCTCGGCGAGCGCCGCCACGAGGAGTCGTACGCCGCCGGAGCCGCGCTGTCGCTCCAGGAGGCCGTCGACCGGGCCGTCGCCGAGCGCCATCCGGCCGGCACGGAAGCCGGCGCCAAGGGAGCCCGGGGAAACGGCGGTTGGGCCGCACTCACCGCCCGGGAGCGGGAGATCGCGACCCTGGTCGCGGAGGGCCTGTCGAACCGGCGTATCGCGGAACGGCTCAGCATCTCCAAGCGCACCGTGGACTCGCACATGGAGCACATCATGGGCAAGCTCGGCTATGCGTCCCGCACCCAGATCGCCACTCTCGCGGTGGCCGCCGACCGCTGA
- the arfB gene encoding alternative ribosome rescue aminoacyl-tRNA hydrolase ArfB encodes MGGMSGPYVIRGSVSLPEAELQWRFSRSSGPGGQHVNTSDSQVELRFDLANTDALPDVWKTRALERLASRLVDGVITVRSSEHRSQWRNRETAAVRLAALLAEATAPPPKPRKPTRIPRGINERRLREKKQRSETKRGRTGRDWG; translated from the coding sequence ATGGGCGGCATGTCCGGTCCTTACGTCATCCGCGGCTCCGTCTCACTCCCCGAGGCCGAGCTCCAGTGGCGTTTCTCGCGCTCCTCCGGACCCGGCGGCCAGCACGTCAACACCAGCGACTCCCAGGTGGAGCTCCGCTTCGACCTGGCCAACACGGACGCGCTCCCCGACGTCTGGAAGACCCGGGCCCTGGAACGGCTGGCGTCCCGCCTGGTGGACGGCGTCATCACCGTCCGCTCCTCCGAACACCGCTCCCAGTGGCGCAACCGCGAGACCGCGGCGGTGCGCCTGGCGGCGCTCCTGGCCGAGGCGACGGCTCCGCCGCCGAAGCCCCGGAAGCCGACGCGCATTCCGAGGGGCATCAACGAACGCCGGCTGAGGGAGAAGAAGCAGCGCTCGGAGACGAAGCGAGGCAGGACGGGCAGGGACTGGGGGTGA
- a CDS encoding flavin reductase family protein: protein MSRLAAGVVLVTAFEPPLDAEGPKGEDVGMTATSFMSVSLDPPLVLVSLREGSRMDDLLDEQPLWAVSVLAESQRHIAGRFAMKGRLSDRLLFEDIPYVRGAATGAALVGGALATLECRTEQRVTAGDHTLVIGRVLTAHVPSADGGPLAYFRGRYRQLG, encoded by the coding sequence ATGTCCCGGCTGGCCGCGGGTGTGGTCCTGGTGACCGCCTTCGAGCCACCGCTGGACGCGGAGGGGCCCAAGGGCGAGGACGTCGGCATGACGGCGACCTCGTTCATGTCGGTGTCCCTGGATCCGCCGCTGGTGCTGGTCAGCCTGCGCGAGGGCTCCCGCATGGACGACCTCCTCGACGAACAGCCCCTGTGGGCCGTCTCCGTCCTCGCCGAGAGCCAGCGGCACATCGCGGGGCGCTTCGCGATGAAGGGCCGGCTCAGCGACCGTCTGCTCTTCGAGGACATCCCGTACGTCCGCGGCGCGGCGACCGGCGCCGCGCTCGTCGGCGGCGCCCTGGCGACGCTGGAGTGCCGCACCGAGCAGCGCGTCACGGCCGGCGACCACACGCTGGTGATCGGGCGCGTGCTGACGGCGCATGTGCCGAGTGCGGACGGGGGGCCGCTGGCGTACTTCCGGGGGCGGTACCGGCAGTTGGGGTGA
- a CDS encoding GNAT family N-acetyltransferase: MITSGPRLEEITPRNIDAALAIRVRPEQEFAVSPVVKSLAEAYVHPGTAWPRLIVDGDDARPVGFLMAFLDIDWGDDGTVVRSGLWRLNIDAGAQGRGYGRFAVESVAAEIRRRGGDELYVTWHPGEHGPENFYLGLGFRPNGEMVEGEVVGVLALEPDRP; the protein is encoded by the coding sequence ATGATCACGTCCGGACCTCGCCTTGAGGAAATAACCCCCCGCAATATCGACGCCGCCCTCGCTATTCGCGTCCGCCCCGAGCAGGAATTCGCGGTCTCCCCGGTGGTGAAGTCCCTCGCCGAGGCGTACGTCCATCCCGGCACCGCCTGGCCGCGCCTCATCGTCGACGGTGACGACGCCCGTCCGGTCGGCTTCCTCATGGCCTTCCTCGACATCGACTGGGGCGACGACGGCACCGTCGTCCGGTCCGGGCTGTGGCGGCTGAACATCGACGCGGGCGCGCAGGGGCGCGGGTACGGCCGGTTCGCCGTGGAGTCGGTGGCGGCGGAGATCCGGCGACGGGGCGGCGATGAGCTGTACGTCACCTGGCACCCCGGGGAGCACGGACCCGAGAACTTCTATCTCGGGCTGGGGTTCCGGCCCAACGGGGAGATGGTGGAGGGCGAGGTGGTGGGGGTGCTGGCGCTGGAGCCGGACAGGCCCTAG
- a CDS encoding sigma-70 family RNA polymerase sigma factor, whose protein sequence is MTDNGNGDSNGNDFLARRFETHRPHLSAVAHRMLGSAAEAEDAVQEAWFRLNRTGDKDIDNLGGWLTTVVGRVCLDMLRTRTSRAEQPLEPDAPVPDTTADPEQDALLADSVGVALLVVLDTLTPAERLAFVLHDLFAVPFEEVGEIVGRTPAAARQLASRARRRVQGAPAPDAGEARRRQREVADAFLAATREGDFEALVGVLDPDVVARSEAGVTSGALAVAKGATSFAALAGFAHPALVDGRIGIAAVVDGRVDRTLAFTFVRNRIAVIDIVTDAAHVAESTVELL, encoded by the coding sequence ATGACCGACAACGGCAACGGCGACAGCAACGGCAACGACTTCCTGGCCCGCCGCTTCGAGACCCACCGCCCCCACCTCAGCGCCGTGGCCCACCGCATGCTCGGCTCGGCCGCGGAGGCGGAGGACGCGGTGCAGGAGGCCTGGTTCCGCCTCAACCGCACCGGCGACAAGGACATAGACAACCTCGGCGGCTGGCTGACGACCGTAGTGGGCCGGGTCTGCCTGGACATGCTCCGCACCCGCACCTCCCGGGCCGAACAGCCCCTGGAGCCCGACGCCCCCGTCCCCGACACCACCGCCGACCCTGAACAGGACGCGCTGCTCGCCGATTCCGTAGGCGTCGCCCTCCTCGTCGTACTCGACACCCTCACCCCCGCCGAACGCCTGGCCTTCGTGCTGCACGACCTGTTCGCCGTCCCCTTCGAGGAGGTCGGCGAGATCGTGGGCCGCACCCCGGCCGCCGCCCGCCAGCTGGCCAGCCGCGCCCGCCGCCGCGTACAAGGCGCCCCCGCCCCCGACGCCGGCGAGGCACGGCGGCGTCAGAGGGAGGTCGCCGACGCCTTCCTCGCCGCCACGCGCGAGGGCGACTTCGAGGCCCTCGTAGGCGTCCTGGACCCGGACGTCGTGGCCCGCAGCGAGGCCGGCGTGACATCCGGCGCGCTCGCGGTGGCAAAGGGTGCGACGAGCTTCGCCGCCCTGGCCGGTTTCGCGCACCCCGCCCTGGTCGACGGCAGGATCGGCATCGCGGCCGTCGTCGACGGACGCGTGGATCGCACGCTGGCGTTCACGTTCGTACGGAACCGGATCGCGGTGATCGACATAGTGACGGACGCCGCACACGTGGCCGAAAGCACGGTGGAGCTCCTCTAG
- a CDS encoding NAD(P)-binding protein has product MHRITVIGGGLAGLTAAITAAEAGAKVTVHEAHHTLGGRARTAEGPYRTNEGPHALYNGGPHWAWLKQRDLIGPLAPIPPLEAARLRLRHKGVLRRTPPFAMLKLLRPGLEQAPVDGDFLTWATGIAGEEGARAAAHYSAVALFHHDPGALSAAFVQERLRRATKLPPEAHYPVGGWATVVDRMAARAWNLGVRMETLSRVDTLPTDTPVVVATSLDAARRLLDDPTLTWPSGRTALIDLGVRTRRGDAFAVSDLDSPGWIERFTAQDRTLAPAGEQLIQGQIPVAPHESKADGVARAEQLLDLGFDGWRDRVTWRSEALANGRTGAVDLPGTSWRDRPAIDRGDGVYLVGDQVAAPGVLSEVSFNSALTAVSLALGPGRDALDLKHA; this is encoded by the coding sequence ATGCACCGCATCACCGTCATCGGCGGCGGCCTGGCCGGACTCACCGCCGCCATCACGGCCGCCGAAGCGGGCGCCAAGGTCACCGTCCACGAGGCCCATCACACCCTCGGCGGGCGGGCGCGGACCGCCGAGGGGCCGTACCGGACCAATGAGGGCCCGCACGCGCTCTACAACGGCGGTCCGCACTGGGCCTGGCTCAAGCAGCGCGACCTCATCGGACCGCTCGCCCCGATACCGCCCCTGGAGGCGGCCCGGCTGCGGCTGCGGCACAAGGGCGTCCTGCGCCGCACCCCGCCCTTCGCGATGCTGAAGCTGCTGCGGCCCGGGCTGGAGCAGGCCCCCGTCGACGGCGACTTCCTGACCTGGGCCACCGGCATCGCCGGTGAGGAGGGCGCCCGCGCCGCCGCCCACTACTCCGCCGTCGCCCTCTTCCACCACGACCCGGGCGCCCTGTCCGCGGCCTTCGTGCAGGAGCGGCTCCGCCGCGCCACCAAGCTGCCGCCCGAGGCCCACTACCCCGTCGGCGGCTGGGCGACCGTCGTCGACCGCATGGCCGCCCGCGCCTGGAATCTGGGGGTGCGGATGGAGACCCTGTCCCGCGTCGACACCCTCCCCACCGACACCCCCGTCGTCGTCGCCACCTCACTCGACGCCGCCCGCCGACTCCTCGACGACCCCACGCTGACGTGGCCCAGCGGCCGTACCGCCCTCATCGACCTCGGCGTGCGCACCCGGCGCGGTGACGCCTTCGCCGTCTCCGACCTGGACTCCCCCGGCTGGATCGAACGCTTCACGGCCCAGGACCGCACCCTCGCCCCGGCCGGCGAGCAGCTGATCCAGGGGCAGATCCCCGTCGCCCCGCACGAGTCCAAGGCGGACGGTGTCGCCCGCGCCGAGCAGCTTCTCGACCTCGGCTTCGACGGCTGGCGGGACCGCGTCACCTGGCGCAGCGAAGCCCTGGCGAACGGCCGTACCGGCGCCGTCGACCTGCCCGGCACCAGCTGGCGGGACCGTCCCGCCATCGACCGCGGCGACGGCGTCTACCTCGTCGGCGACCAGGTGGCCGCCCCCGGCGTGCTGTCCGAGGTCTCCTTCAACAGCGCCCTCACCGCCGTGTCGCTGGCCCTGGGGCCCGGCCGCGACGCCCTTGACCTGAAGCATGCTTGA
- a CDS encoding TerD family protein — MAVSLSKGGNVSLTKEAPGLTAVTVGLGWDVRTTTGTDFDLDASAIAVNTQGKVYSDAHFVFFNNKQTPDNTIVHTGDNRTGEGAGDDEAINVNLAGLPADIDKIVFPVSIYDAENRSQNFGQVRNAYIRIVNQAGGAEIARYDLSEDAATETAMVFGELYRNGAEWKFRAVGQGYASGLVGIAQDFGVNV; from the coding sequence ATGGCTGTAAGCCTGTCCAAGGGTGGCAACGTCTCGCTCACCAAGGAGGCTCCGGGCCTGACCGCCGTCACCGTGGGCCTCGGCTGGGACGTCCGCACGACCACCGGTACGGACTTCGACCTCGACGCCTCCGCGATCGCGGTCAACACGCAGGGCAAGGTCTACTCCGACGCCCACTTCGTGTTCTTCAACAACAAGCAGACCCCGGACAACACCATCGTCCACACCGGTGACAACCGCACCGGCGAGGGCGCGGGCGACGACGAGGCGATCAACGTCAACCTGGCCGGTCTGCCGGCCGACATCGACAAGATCGTCTTCCCGGTCTCGATCTACGACGCGGAGAACCGCTCGCAGAACTTCGGCCAGGTCCGCAACGCCTACATCCGCATCGTCAACCAGGCCGGCGGCGCCGAGATCGCGCGCTACGACCTGTCCGAGGACGCGGCCACCGAGACCGCCATGGTCTTCGGCGAGCTGTACCGCAACGGCGCGGAGTGGAAGTTCCGCGCCGTCGGCCAGGGCTACGCCTCCGGCCTGGTCGGTATCGCGCAGGACTTCGGCGTCAACGTCTGA